The Acidobacteriota bacterium genome includes the window GGGTCGAGCTCGGACTCTATTTTCCCTGGTTTCCCCATCGCGAGGAGATGGGGATGTTCACCTACCGGCTGGACATCGGTTGCCCGGAAAACCACGAAGCGAGAGCCGCCGTTCCCGTGCGGAACGAGGGCGGCCGCCGGATCTTCGACGAGCGGCGGCCGAGCCGGGATATTGTGCTTGTCGTCTCTCCGCATCTGAAAACCCGGAACTTCGACCTGGACGGCGCGGACATCCATATCCATGCGGTGTCCCTGTCCGATGAGACGATCGCGATGATGGGTGAGGATCTCTCGGCGATTCTCGGCCTTTTCCGCAACTGGTTCGGCGATCTGGAATCCGCGGCCCTCACCGTCATCCAGTCCCCGCGCGCCAAGGGCGGCGGTTACGCCCGCAACAATCTTGTCGTTCTGGGCGGTCTTCAGGACCGCGATTACGCCGAACAGCGGGAAGGCTACATCCGTTATCTGGCCCACGAGGCGGCTCACAACTGGTGGTGGCGGGCCCCCGTCGATACCTGGGAGGACTGGCTGAACGAAGGCCTGGCCGAATTTTCCGCGCTGGCGGTCGTCCGGGACATGTTCGGCGTCGAAGCTTTCGAAAAACGATTGGCTCGGAAGAAAGAGGCTGCCGCAAGGGAGGGGGCGATCCCGGGCTTCGATCGGGCCGACCTGTCCAGCCCGGAAGCCCGCAGGACATCCGAAATCCTGCTTTACTCCAAGGCTCCCGTCCTCCTGTTCGAACTGGAAGACAGGTTGGGTGTCGACGGCATGCAGGAGTTCTGCCGTCTCCTCGTCCGCGATGCGATCTCGACGACGGACGGTTT containing:
- a CDS encoding M1 family aminopeptidase; the protein is MLKRNIAALCFLVAVPAACRQAPVVPQPHVPLAHYEIRADIDPASGFLEAAVELTLEAPAGEPRSLTFLLHREFEVRRVAGDGVAGHRFEPPPDRPSLYSPEAFELHVDFETPPREGDTLRIAFEYAGEIKSWPEWSANVMTGEWVELGLYFPWFPHREEMGMFTYRLDIGCPENHEARAAVPVRNEGGRRIFDERRPSRDIVLVVSPHLKTRNFDLDGADIHIHAVSLSDETIAMMGEDLSAILGLFRNWFGDLESAALTVIQSPRAKGGGYARNNLVVLGGLQDRDYAEQREGYIRYLAHEAAHNWWWRAPVDTWEDWLNEGLAEFSALAVVRDMFGVEAFEKRLARKKEAAAREGAIPGFDRADLSSPEARRTSEILLYSKAPVLLFELEDRLGVDGMQEFCRLLVRDAISTTDGFLETLVRHAGEAERERFEGRLTSVD